The following are encoded in a window of Paraburkholderia hospita genomic DNA:
- a CDS encoding FMN-dependent NADH-azoreductase → MKIFHVDSSAKRERSNSRALSRQFIENLRAEGVDVEVDYLDVTVDTPPHVTEAFAIATYKEEHERTADMRATLAASDALCKRLLEADAFVFAMPMYNWSMPSAFKAFIDSATRPGITYKADADGNIVGQLSRQKVLFITTRGADLRPGNPFSSMDALTPALKAAFAFIGANDPHFVDAQPLQFSDQEARIEALKRAHAELAGVAADWAAWERARVGSELHETA, encoded by the coding sequence ATGAAAATTTTCCACGTCGATTCGAGCGCCAAGCGCGAACGGTCCAATTCCCGCGCACTCTCGCGCCAGTTCATCGAAAACCTGCGTGCCGAGGGCGTGGATGTCGAGGTCGACTATCTGGACGTCACGGTCGATACGCCGCCGCACGTCACCGAGGCCTTTGCCATCGCGACCTACAAGGAAGAGCACGAGCGCACGGCCGACATGCGCGCGACGCTGGCCGCCTCGGACGCGCTCTGCAAGCGGCTGCTCGAAGCCGACGCCTTCGTGTTTGCGATGCCGATGTACAACTGGTCGATGCCTTCGGCATTCAAGGCGTTCATCGACAGCGCCACGCGTCCCGGCATTACCTACAAGGCGGACGCGGACGGAAACATCGTCGGCCAGTTGAGCCGTCAGAAGGTGCTGTTCATCACGACGCGCGGCGCAGATTTGCGTCCCGGCAACCCGTTTTCGTCGATGGATGCGCTGACGCCAGCGCTCAAAGCCGCATTTGCTTTCATCGGCGCCAACGATCCGCATTTCGTCGACGCACAGCCATTGCAATTCTCGGATCAGGAAGCGCGGATCGAGGCGCTGAAGCGCGCACACGCCGAGCTGGCAGGCGTGGCAGCCGACTGGGCCGCATGGGAACGTGCGCGCGTTGGCAGCGAGTTGCACGAGACGGCGTAA
- a CDS encoding YbfB/YjiJ family MFS transporter, which yields MSTDASLSTPASSRAAVWRHIFAGFCASLVGIGLARFAYTPLIPPLIQAHWFAASDVVYLGAANLAGYLLGALLGRPVAHRLTNTHTLRAMMVLVTATFLACAFPVSVAWFFFWRLLSGVAGGAIMVLVAATVLPHVPADRKGLASGAIFLGLGVGIAASGTIVPLLLNLGLRNTWIGIAILSAALTLATWYGWPSATKAHAHSAHAAPTAKMHNPSTVRVLYAEYALMAVGLVPTMVFLVDFIARGLGAGAHVGAAYWILYGVGAIFGAPVYGLVADRLGGRFAIRALSLLQIVVVAAFAMSSNYIVIGALTLVIGSFPPGIVPMMLARIHEVLPHDHAGQHKIWSRATTTFAAFQALAGYAYSALFNSSGGNHRLLFVIGAGALGFVVIVDCAATLFAREPGQKQNNG from the coding sequence ATGTCAACCGACGCATCACTTTCAACACCCGCCAGCAGTCGAGCCGCCGTATGGCGGCACATCTTCGCGGGCTTCTGCGCGAGCCTCGTCGGCATTGGGCTGGCGCGCTTCGCCTATACGCCGCTGATTCCGCCGCTCATTCAGGCGCACTGGTTCGCCGCATCGGACGTGGTTTATCTGGGCGCGGCGAATCTTGCCGGCTATCTGCTCGGCGCACTGCTGGGCCGTCCGGTCGCGCATCGTCTGACGAACACGCATACGTTGCGGGCCATGATGGTGCTGGTCACGGCGACCTTTCTGGCGTGCGCGTTTCCCGTCTCCGTCGCGTGGTTCTTCTTCTGGAGATTACTGTCGGGCGTGGCGGGCGGCGCAATCATGGTGCTGGTCGCTGCAACGGTGCTGCCGCATGTGCCGGCGGATCGTAAGGGTCTCGCAAGCGGTGCGATCTTTCTCGGCCTTGGCGTCGGCATTGCGGCTTCGGGGACGATCGTCCCGCTGCTGCTCAATCTCGGCTTGCGTAACACGTGGATCGGCATCGCGATCCTCTCCGCGGCTCTGACGCTGGCAACGTGGTACGGATGGCCGTCGGCGACGAAAGCGCACGCACATTCCGCGCACGCGGCTCCAACTGCGAAGATGCACAACCCGTCGACAGTCCGTGTGCTCTACGCCGAGTACGCGTTGATGGCGGTCGGCCTCGTTCCTACGATGGTTTTCCTCGTCGATTTCATTGCGCGCGGACTTGGCGCGGGCGCGCATGTCGGTGCGGCATATTGGATTCTGTATGGCGTTGGTGCCATTTTCGGCGCGCCCGTGTATGGCCTCGTGGCGGACCGCTTAGGCGGACGCTTTGCAATTCGCGCGCTGTCGTTGTTGCAGATCGTCGTGGTCGCAGCGTTTGCGATGTCCAGCAATTACATCGTGATCGGCGCGCTGACGCTCGTCATCGGCAGCTTTCCGCCGGGCATCGTGCCGATGATGCTGGCACGTATCCATGAAGTGCTGCCGCACGATCATGCTGGGCAGCACAAGATCTGGAGCCGCGCCACGACGACGTTTGCGGCATTTCAGGCGCTCGCGGGCTACGCGTATTCGGCATTGTTCAATAGCAGCGGTGGCAACCATCGTCTACTGTTTGTAATTGGAGCGGGGGCGCTTGGGTTCGTCGTCATAGTCGACTGCGCGGCGACGTTGTTTGCACGAGAGCCTGGTCAAAAACAGAACAACGGATAA
- a CDS encoding DUF3331 domain-containing protein, with product MTKRPPPEALEPVEVEPPPAHISILEQLSSKTLSVCWSDPRSGHYADQVWRIGLARMDSFCVLTGMPIRRGDPVFRPRACESYFPANRDRMILASAVPSGPSGIMLD from the coding sequence ATGACCAAGCGGCCGCCGCCTGAAGCGCTAGAGCCTGTCGAGGTCGAGCCACCGCCGGCGCATATCTCCATTCTTGAACAGCTGTCATCGAAGACACTTAGCGTGTGCTGGAGCGATCCACGCTCAGGTCATTACGCCGATCAGGTATGGCGAATCGGTCTCGCACGCATGGACTCGTTCTGCGTACTGACGGGTATGCCGATCCGGCGTGGCGACCCGGTCTTTCGGCCGCGGGCTTGCGAAAGCTATTTCCCCGCTAACCGCGACAGGATGATTCTGGCATCCGCCGTGCCGTCCGGTCCGAGCGGAATCATGCTCGACTAA
- a CDS encoding TonB-dependent siderophore receptor, giving the protein MEWVTGTQRRAIAAAASMTFLATATGYAQAQQAPDNQNSAQDKTATLPAVKVQGTAAGDTEGFVAYRTATATKTDTPLDEVPQTVNIVTAAQIEEQGATSINQALRYVPGFSSYGASTRSDWYTAIRGFTPSVFVDGLQVPNTLNLASWRVDPYQVESITVLRGPTSVLYGQGDPGSLVDIQTKQPTAERIREIELQIDTDARKQIGIDLGGKIDKDGTLTYRFVGVGRDGNMPTGPNADQRLMFAPSVKWQPTADTSLTLYATYLRDNTDVSDNFLPASGTILPNPNGVISNDLYTGDGNFARYDKRQWSVGYQFEQRLNPTWTFRQNTRYMHLSLNNSTVYGGGLDPTDPTEASLTRYAGLFQPNYSRFDIDNQAQAQFHTGSIEHTVLLGFEYNRQLSTDSEQLALAPSLNMFNPVYVPVTSDIFSGPNSFGYSDTKTKLDSFGVYAQDQIKLTPRIVFTIGGRQDWSRNTTTDTVANTEQRQNDHAFTYRVGAVYLGDYGLSPYISYATSFNPVIGVNADGTPFQPTKGKQIELGLRWQPFNKNLMLNAAIYQINQTNVTTPDPNDPTGTFSVQTGEVRSRGIEFSAVGNVTRDLSIIASYAYQDVKNIKANDDSLNKWPVAIPLPHQTASLWADWTWHTGLLTGLGFGAGLRYTSYSAGAADNSLHVPGYTVYDAAVHYNISKWRFAVNATNIFNRRYVSGCQSAFACFYGNQRTVLATARYDW; this is encoded by the coding sequence GTCGCGTATCGCACCGCCACGGCGACGAAGACGGATACACCGCTCGACGAAGTGCCGCAGACGGTGAACATCGTGACGGCGGCGCAAATCGAAGAGCAGGGCGCGACCTCGATCAATCAGGCGCTGCGTTACGTGCCGGGCTTTTCGTCTTACGGCGCGAGCACGCGCTCCGACTGGTACACGGCAATTCGCGGCTTCACGCCAAGTGTGTTCGTCGATGGGCTGCAGGTGCCCAATACGCTGAACCTCGCGAGCTGGCGCGTCGATCCGTATCAGGTGGAAAGCATCACGGTGTTGCGTGGGCCGACGTCGGTGCTTTACGGACAAGGCGACCCAGGCTCGCTCGTCGACATTCAGACGAAGCAGCCGACAGCCGAGCGTATCCGCGAAATCGAATTGCAGATCGACACGGATGCGCGCAAGCAGATCGGTATCGACCTCGGAGGCAAGATCGACAAGGACGGCACGCTGACGTATCGCTTCGTCGGCGTGGGGCGCGACGGCAACATGCCGACGGGGCCGAATGCGGATCAACGACTGATGTTCGCGCCGTCGGTCAAATGGCAGCCCACGGCCGATACCTCGTTGACGCTGTATGCGACCTATCTGCGCGATAACACTGACGTGTCGGATAACTTCCTGCCCGCGTCCGGCACGATTCTGCCGAACCCGAATGGCGTGATCTCGAACGACCTCTATACGGGCGACGGCAACTTCGCGCGTTATGACAAGCGGCAGTGGTCGGTCGGCTATCAGTTCGAGCAGCGCTTGAATCCGACGTGGACGTTCCGCCAGAACACGCGTTACATGCATCTGTCGTTGAACAATTCGACGGTGTACGGCGGCGGCCTCGACCCCACCGACCCGACGGAAGCGTCGCTGACGCGTTACGCGGGTCTGTTCCAGCCGAACTACTCGCGCTTCGACATCGACAATCAGGCGCAGGCGCAATTCCACACCGGCTCGATCGAGCATACGGTGCTACTCGGCTTCGAATACAACCGGCAGTTGTCGACGGATAGCGAACAGCTCGCGCTGGCGCCGAGTTTGAACATGTTCAACCCCGTCTACGTTCCCGTGACGTCGGATATCTTCAGCGGGCCGAATTCGTTCGGCTATAGCGATACGAAAACGAAGCTCGACAGCTTTGGCGTCTACGCGCAGGACCAGATCAAGCTGACGCCGCGCATCGTCTTCACGATTGGCGGCCGCCAGGACTGGAGCCGCAACACGACGACAGACACCGTCGCGAACACCGAACAGCGGCAGAACGATCACGCGTTCACATATCGCGTGGGCGCCGTGTATCTCGGCGATTATGGTTTGTCGCCGTATATCAGCTACGCGACCTCGTTCAATCCCGTGATTGGTGTGAACGCAGACGGCACGCCGTTCCAGCCGACCAAGGGCAAGCAGATCGAACTCGGTTTGCGCTGGCAGCCGTTCAACAAGAACCTGATGTTGAACGCGGCTATCTATCAGATCAACCAGACCAACGTCACGACACCCGATCCAAACGATCCAACGGGAACGTTCAGCGTGCAGACGGGTGAAGTGCGTTCACGCGGCATCGAGTTCAGCGCCGTCGGCAACGTGACGCGCGATCTGAGCATCATCGCTTCGTACGCGTATCAGGATGTGAAGAACATCAAGGCCAACGACGATTCGCTGAACAAGTGGCCAGTCGCGATTCCCTTGCCGCACCAGACGGCTTCACTGTGGGCCGACTGGACATGGCACACGGGGCTGCTGACGGGCCTCGGTTTCGGCGCGGGCCTGCGTTACACGAGCTATAGCGCGGGCGCGGCGGATAACTCGCTGCACGTGCCGGGCTACACCGTGTATGACGCGGCCGTGCACTACAACATCAGCAAATGGCGCTTCGCAGTGAACGCGACGAACATTTTCAACCGCCGCTACGTGAGCGGTTGCCAGAGCGCGTTTGCGTGCTTCTACGGCAACCAGCGCACGGTGCTGGCGACGGCGCGTTACGACTGGTAA
- a CDS encoding RrF2 family transcriptional regulator has protein sequence MSHISAGVEYGLHCLLFLTEAAPGGVPEASVRDLAELQGVPADYVAKLFTKLHKAGLVIATEGAKGGFALARPANQISVLDVVTAIDGDKSLFECREVRTRCAVFGETAPTWATSGVCSIHAVMQNAEKRMREALASQSLEELAVRTTAKAPRTYGPQVVKWLDGRTTSRRRERGGTRSGSTPGARS, from the coding sequence ATGTCTCACATCAGCGCAGGCGTCGAATATGGGTTGCACTGCCTGCTTTTCCTGACGGAAGCGGCGCCCGGCGGCGTGCCCGAAGCGAGCGTACGCGACCTTGCAGAACTGCAAGGCGTGCCCGCCGACTATGTGGCGAAACTGTTTACGAAATTGCATAAGGCCGGGCTGGTCATTGCGACGGAAGGGGCGAAGGGCGGTTTTGCGCTCGCGCGTCCGGCAAACCAGATTTCGGTGCTCGACGTGGTGACGGCGATCGATGGCGACAAGTCCTTGTTCGAGTGCCGTGAAGTGCGCACGCGCTGTGCGGTGTTCGGCGAGACCGCACCAACCTGGGCGACGAGCGGCGTGTGCTCGATTCATGCCGTGATGCAGAACGCCGAGAAGCGCATGCGCGAGGCGCTGGCATCGCAATCGCTGGAGGAACTGGCGGTCCGCACGACGGCGAAGGCGCCGCGCACCTATGGGCCGCAAGTCGTGAAGTGGCTGGACGGCCGCACGACGAGCAGGCGGCGCGAGCGCGGCGGCACGCGCAGTGGTTCAACGCCCGGCGCGCGTTCCTGA
- a CDS encoding cupin domain-containing protein: MNFVQTVLASTAAACIALTAPHAAHAHGVDGPREHISPAFQTPIANVPGKTMTAIVVDYKPGGVSPSHRHGQAFVVGYVLQGEIRSKVDDGEARVYHAGESWTEAPGVHHMVSENASKTKPAKLLAIFVADDNDKDLVTWDKK, translated from the coding sequence GTGAATTTCGTTCAGACCGTTCTTGCTTCCACGGCGGCAGCCTGCATCGCACTGACGGCGCCTCACGCGGCGCACGCGCATGGTGTCGACGGACCGCGCGAGCACATCAGCCCGGCGTTCCAGACGCCGATTGCAAATGTGCCCGGCAAGACCATGACGGCCATCGTCGTCGACTACAAACCGGGCGGCGTGTCGCCGTCACATCGTCATGGTCAGGCGTTCGTGGTCGGCTACGTGCTGCAGGGCGAGATCCGAAGCAAGGTCGACGATGGCGAAGCACGCGTGTATCACGCAGGTGAAAGCTGGACAGAAGCGCCGGGCGTGCATCACATGGTCAGCGAGAACGCAAGCAAGACGAAGCCTGCAAAGCTGCTTGCCATCTTTGTCGCTGACGACAACGATAAAGACCTCGTCACATGGGACAAGAAGTAA
- a CDS encoding Lrp/AsnC family transcriptional regulator: protein MQARNRPLDNQDRAIMRALQKNARLSNAELAEIVGMSTTACWNRTRQLETDGYIRGYVALLDQQKLGFADVVLIEVTLDRHDDDALARFGDELATLPEVLEAYLVSGEYDYLIKVAVDGTAGYERFLREKLYKISGIRHSRSMFALRCMKNIPSVQV from the coding sequence ATGCAAGCCCGCAACCGCCCGCTGGACAACCAGGACCGCGCAATCATGCGCGCGCTGCAGAAGAACGCGCGACTGTCGAATGCGGAACTCGCGGAGATCGTCGGCATGTCGACGACTGCGTGCTGGAACCGCACGCGTCAACTCGAAACTGACGGTTATATCCGCGGCTACGTCGCGCTGCTGGATCAGCAGAAGCTCGGCTTCGCGGACGTCGTGCTGATCGAAGTGACGCTCGACCGGCACGACGACGACGCACTGGCCCGCTTCGGCGACGAGCTGGCGACGCTGCCCGAAGTGCTTGAGGCATATCTCGTGTCAGGCGAGTACGACTATCTGATCAAGGTTGCCGTCGACGGCACCGCCGGCTACGAGCGCTTCCTGCGCGAAAAGCTCTACAAGATCTCGGGCATTCGCCACAGCCGCTCGATGTTCGCGCTGCGCTGCATGAAGAACATTCCGTCGGTGCAGGTCTAG
- a CDS encoding LysR family transcriptional regulator, whose product MDRLDALRLFVEIAEAGSFSAAARKSAVSTSTVTLALQKLEEEVGARLIMRTTRRLAFTHEGQRFLDDARRVLADWDAAILSLREDGPLNGPIRLTASNDFGRTRVVPLLDKFMSEHPQVQVSLLLTDGHVDLVDQHLDLALRNGPLIDSRLKARLLLTGPRVVCAAPSYWATHGKPMHPAQLSSHNCLILARPDAPFSNWPFVVDGKQIAVRVSGNRVASDGGVLREWAVHGYGVILKNRWDIYHELMSGRLETALDSFIGERVDLFAVYAGAVPSRRVGTFIDFIARELSVDDTLELHPLDSLRPL is encoded by the coding sequence ATGGACCGGCTTGACGCGTTAAGGCTGTTTGTCGAAATCGCCGAAGCCGGGAGCTTTTCCGCGGCCGCGCGAAAGAGCGCGGTGTCGACATCGACAGTCACGCTCGCGCTGCAAAAGCTGGAAGAGGAAGTGGGCGCGCGCCTCATCATGCGCACGACGCGCCGCCTCGCCTTTACCCATGAAGGTCAGCGCTTTCTCGACGACGCGCGCCGCGTACTCGCGGATTGGGATGCCGCGATTCTGAGCCTGCGCGAAGACGGTCCATTGAACGGGCCGATCCGGCTGACCGCCAGCAACGATTTCGGCCGCACGCGCGTCGTGCCATTGCTCGACAAGTTCATGAGCGAGCATCCGCAAGTGCAGGTGTCGCTGCTGCTGACGGATGGCCATGTCGATCTCGTCGATCAACATCTGGATCTCGCGCTGCGCAACGGCCCGCTGATTGACTCGCGGCTCAAGGCGCGGCTGTTGCTGACAGGCCCGCGTGTCGTATGCGCTGCGCCGTCGTATTGGGCGACGCATGGCAAGCCGATGCACCCGGCGCAACTGTCTTCGCACAACTGCCTGATTCTCGCGCGGCCCGATGCGCCGTTCTCGAACTGGCCGTTCGTCGTCGACGGCAAGCAGATTGCGGTGAGAGTGTCCGGCAACCGTGTGGCGAGCGACGGCGGCGTGCTGCGCGAATGGGCCGTGCATGGCTACGGCGTGATACTGAAGAACCGCTGGGATATCTATCACGAACTGATGTCGGGCAGACTTGAAACGGCGCTGGACTCGTTCATCGGCGAGCGCGTCGATCTGTTCGCTGTCTATGCGGGCGCGGTGCCAAGCCGCCGCGTCGGTACGTTCATCGACTTCATTGCGCGCGAACTGTCGGTCGACGATACGCTCGAACTGCATCCGCTCGACAGCCTGCGTCCGCTTTAG
- a CDS encoding GNAT family N-acetyltransferase, producing MNARVAFEELVPTPDGFALSAWPRDAAPVQLLPALAEIFCRDAKRQQVSLTVPFEHDDDATHAFVTRAIREGIVDTAAHEGSTLRLTTSRASFWQQPSLWLTAPSSAGMPMRYTIHHNRRHPVRAPKPKGTVYRRFMPTVGMTFTLRTVDVERDTDLFHYWQNQDRVAHFWDFKGTREQHAAYLGEQCADPHVHPLIGCFDDEPFAYFEVYWAKEDRVAPFYDADDFDRGLHLLVGNSDYQSAGKLRAWFNGILHYMFLDDPRTQRIVGEPRIDHTRHIAWMHRLGAFTLKEFDFPHKRAALVIVERETYFGQFGP from the coding sequence ATGAACGCTCGCGTGGCCTTTGAGGAACTTGTTCCGACGCCGGACGGCTTTGCATTGTCGGCGTGGCCGCGCGATGCGGCACCCGTGCAGCTATTGCCCGCGCTCGCTGAGATCTTTTGCCGCGATGCGAAGCGACAGCAGGTGTCGCTGACCGTGCCGTTCGAACACGACGACGACGCGACGCACGCGTTCGTCACGCGCGCGATCCGCGAAGGCATCGTGGATACCGCGGCACACGAAGGCTCGACACTGCGGCTCACGACGTCGCGCGCGAGCTTCTGGCAGCAGCCGTCGCTGTGGCTCACGGCGCCTTCTTCGGCAGGCATGCCGATGCGCTACACGATTCATCACAACCGGCGCCATCCCGTGCGCGCGCCGAAGCCGAAGGGCACCGTGTATCGCCGCTTCATGCCGACGGTCGGCATGACGTTCACGCTGCGTACGGTCGACGTCGAGCGTGACACGGACCTCTTTCACTATTGGCAGAACCAGGATCGCGTTGCGCACTTCTGGGACTTCAAGGGCACGCGCGAACAGCATGCGGCGTACCTGGGCGAGCAGTGCGCGGACCCGCATGTGCATCCGCTGATCGGTTGTTTCGATGACGAGCCGTTTGCGTACTTCGAGGTCTATTGGGCGAAGGAAGATCGCGTCGCGCCGTTCTATGACGCCGACGATTTCGATCGCGGCCTGCATCTGCTCGTCGGCAACAGCGACTATCAGAGTGCGGGCAAGCTGCGCGCGTGGTTCAACGGCATCCTGCATTACATGTTTCTCGACGATCCGCGCACGCAACGCATAGTCGGCGAGCCGCGCATCGATCACACGCGGCACATTGCATGGATGCACCGGTTGGGCGCGTTCACGCTGAAGGAGTTCGATTTTCCGCACAAGCGTGCGGCGCTCGTGATCGTCGAGCGCGAGACATACTTCGGGCAGTTCGGGCCTTGA
- a CDS encoding NCS1 family nucleobase:cation symporter-1 yields the protein MSSSPLFDAPHGLGDAGEQVDSRLHNHDLAPVPHARRTWTGYSIFAMWMSDVHSVGGYTFAASLFLLGISGWQVLIALTVGILVVYMLMNWVGKPSYMHGIPFPVMARVSMGVMGANLAAVIRGVVGIVWYGVQTYFASKAVATLLVLFVPASTALQGFSFLRLDGLGWVSFLFMWFFQLVIFQRGMETIRKFIDFCGPAVYVVMFVLMAWILSQAGLGSLNLTLGGKTLTGAEQFAGMGNAVLLVVSYFAALLLNFGDFSRFAKSEHQMKVGNFLGLPVNFIVFAIITVIVTSGSATVFGSMIMDPVAIVAHIQNKVAVVIGSVTFIVATMGINIVANFVSPAYDIANLFPKHVDFKRGGLIASILAVLVCPWIFVDSPKAITIFVSVFGAVLAPLYGVMMADFYLIKKQQVQTAELYTMSSTGRFYYDGGWNKVGVAALLLSGCISIGWELCTQLLHVLPENNFGWLIGAVAGAVLYVGMMRAARRT from the coding sequence ATGTCTTCGTCACCGCTTTTCGATGCGCCGCACGGTCTTGGCGATGCCGGCGAACAGGTCGATTCGCGTCTGCACAATCACGATCTCGCGCCCGTGCCGCACGCCCGGCGCACGTGGACGGGCTATAGCATCTTCGCGATGTGGATGTCCGACGTGCATAGCGTCGGCGGCTATACCTTCGCGGCGAGCCTGTTTCTGCTCGGCATTTCCGGCTGGCAGGTGCTGATTGCGCTGACGGTCGGCATTCTCGTCGTCTACATGCTGATGAACTGGGTGGGCAAGCCGAGCTATATGCACGGCATTCCGTTCCCGGTCATGGCGCGCGTGAGCATGGGCGTGATGGGCGCGAACCTCGCGGCCGTGATTCGCGGCGTGGTCGGCATCGTCTGGTATGGCGTGCAAACTTACTTCGCTTCGAAAGCGGTCGCGACGCTACTGGTTTTGTTCGTTCCTGCATCGACGGCATTGCAAGGCTTCAGCTTTCTGCGCCTGGACGGTTTGGGGTGGGTGAGCTTCCTGTTCATGTGGTTCTTCCAGTTAGTGATCTTTCAACGCGGCATGGAGACGATCCGCAAGTTCATCGACTTTTGCGGGCCGGCCGTGTATGTGGTGATGTTCGTGTTGATGGCGTGGATACTCTCGCAGGCCGGGCTTGGCAGTTTGAATCTGACGCTTGGCGGTAAGACGCTAACAGGCGCGGAGCAGTTCGCCGGCATGGGCAATGCCGTGCTGCTCGTCGTCAGCTATTTCGCCGCGCTGCTGTTGAATTTCGGCGATTTCTCACGCTTTGCGAAAAGCGAACATCAAATGAAGGTTGGCAATTTTTTGGGGCTGCCCGTCAATTTCATCGTGTTCGCGATCATCACGGTGATCGTCACGTCGGGTAGCGCAACCGTGTTCGGATCGATGATCATGGACCCGGTGGCGATCGTCGCGCACATCCAGAACAAGGTGGCTGTGGTGATTGGCAGCGTCACGTTTATCGTGGCGACAATGGGCATCAATATCGTCGCCAATTTCGTTTCGCCCGCCTACGATATCGCGAATCTTTTCCCCAAACATGTCGATTTCAAGCGCGGCGGTCTGATCGCTTCCATTCTCGCGGTACTCGTGTGCCCGTGGATATTCGTCGACAGTCCCAAGGCCATTACGATTTTCGTCAGCGTATTCGGCGCGGTGCTTGCGCCGCTCTATGGCGTGATGATGGCCGACTTCTATCTGATCAAAAAACAGCAGGTGCAAACGGCCGAGTTGTACACGATGTCGTCGACGGGCCGCTTCTACTACGACGGTGGCTGGAACAAGGTCGGCGTCGCGGCACTCCTGCTGTCGGGCTGCATTTCTATTGGCTGGGAATTGTGCACACAACTACTGCACGTCCTGCCTGAGAACAACTTTGGCTGGCTGATCGGCGCGGTGGCAGGCGCGGTGCTCTACGTTGGGATGATGCGCGCGGCACGCAGAACCTGA
- a CDS encoding LysR family transcriptional regulator produces the protein MELRQLRYFVAVAEERNFTRAAERLNMTQPPLSRQIQQIEDTVGLALFERGARPLKLTEAGRVFYAQAKRLLEESDELLPLTRRLAQLAERIVIGFVPSTLYGPLPDVIRAFREAAPLIQISLTEMFTIEQLSALKGGRIDVGFGRLRFDESQLAREVLVEEPLIAALPAGHALADVAQLTLDALSKETLIIYPSTPRPSYADQQLSAFRDHAVEPAAVHEVRELQTALGLVAAQVGVCLVPESVRGLRARGVTYRSIEETNVSSPIIMSRRLQDQSSTTELFCSIARDLFKRPLSV, from the coding sequence ATGGAACTGCGCCAACTTCGCTATTTCGTGGCGGTCGCCGAGGAAAGGAACTTCACCCGGGCCGCCGAGCGCCTGAACATGACGCAGCCGCCGCTCTCGCGGCAGATCCAGCAGATCGAAGACACCGTGGGGCTCGCGCTGTTCGAACGCGGCGCGCGCCCGCTCAAGCTGACGGAAGCCGGACGCGTCTTTTATGCGCAGGCCAAGCGCCTGCTCGAAGAAAGCGATGAGTTGCTGCCGCTGACGCGGCGGCTTGCGCAGCTCGCGGAGCGCATCGTCATCGGTTTCGTGCCGTCCACGCTGTATGGCCCGCTGCCCGACGTGATCCGCGCGTTTCGGGAAGCGGCGCCCCTCATCCAGATTTCGCTGACCGAGATGTTCACGATCGAGCAGCTGAGCGCGCTCAAGGGCGGACGCATCGACGTGGGTTTTGGCCGGCTGCGTTTCGACGAATCGCAACTGGCGCGCGAAGTGCTCGTCGAGGAGCCGTTGATTGCCGCCTTGCCCGCGGGGCACGCGCTCGCCGATGTGGCGCAACTGACGCTCGACGCGCTATCGAAAGAAACGCTGATCATCTATCCGTCGACACCGCGCCCGAGCTACGCGGACCAACAGTTGTCCGCGTTCCGCGACCACGCCGTCGAACCGGCCGCCGTTCATGAGGTACGGGAACTGCAGACCGCGCTAGGACTCGTCGCCGCTCAAGTGGGCGTGTGTCTCGTGCCGGAGAGTGTGCGGGGTTTGCGGGCGCGCGGCGTGACCTATCGGTCGATCGAGGAAACGAATGTGTCGTCGCCGATCATCATGAGCCGGCGTTTGCAGGATCAAAGCTCTACGACAGAGCTGTTCTGCTCGATCGCGCGCGATCTGTTCAAGAGGCCGTTGTCCGTCTAG